The following nucleotide sequence is from Solanum dulcamara chromosome 7, daSolDulc1.2, whole genome shotgun sequence.
ACAACATTCTAGATGTTGAAATCTTCTATGTATGGGAAATAgacttcatgggtcctttttCGTCCTCATGTGgaaatcaatatatattagTGGTAGTGGATTACGTGTCCAAATGGGTTGAAGTCGTGGCCCTTCCCACAAATGATTCGAAAGTGGTGAGCAAGTTTTTAAAAAAGCATATTTTCACTCGATTTGGCACTCCCAGGGCAATTATCAGTGATGGAGGGTCACACTTCATAAATCAAATAGTAAAGAATCTCTTGGCTAAGTATGGGGTGAGGCATAAAGTTGCTACAGCATATCATCCTCAAACTAGTGGGCAAGTTGAGGTATCCAACAGAGAGGTAAAACAGATATTACAAAAGACTGTGAATGCTCAAAGGAAAGATTGGTCGGAAAAATTAGATGAAGCTCTTTGGACATACCGAACAGCGTACAAAACACCCATTGGAACCTCCCCATACCAAATGGTATTCGGTAAAGCGTGTCACCTACCAGTGGAATTAGAACATCAAGCTTACTAGGCAATCAAGAAGCTTAATTTAAATCCAGAGCTAGCAGGCTGGAAGAGGTTGAATCAATTGCACGAGTTGGAAGAGTTTAGGCTCCATGCTTATGAAAATGCCAAGCtctacaaggagaaaacaaagcgATGGAATGACaagcacatcatcactcacacttTCAAACCAGGAAAAAAGGTGCTCCTCTTCAATTCTAGACTCAAGCTCTTCCCTGGAAAATTGCGATCCAAATGGAGTGGACCTTTTGAGGTAGTGCGTACAATGTCACATGGAGCTTTGGAATTGTGGAATACAATGAAAACATctacattcttggtaaacggACAAAGAGTAAAAAATTACTTTGGTGAAGATGTTCGGGAAGAGGAAGCCATTGAACTAGAAAATGAGTGAGGCAACAGCTGGGTCGTGCCACGACAGAAAATAAGGCACTGCACGGGAGGCAACCCGTGATGTGTATCGTAACTTAGGACTTatagtttataattttatttttctttaaaaatagattttgatattgcgattatatgtatatattgcaTCGAGTCACGACCAAAAATAAGGCGCTAGGTGGGAGGCAACCCACCCAGTTGTTTATATAATTGTGAAAATTTCATGTGCAGAATAGCAGATAGCAGTGTAGAACAAGCTGGAGTTTGGAGAAACATAGGCAGAAAAACAGCTCTTGGCGCTAcactggcgcgatgcgccactgcagcgccataATGAAATTCTGCAGAAATTCATTATGGAGCTACACTGGCACGATGCACCACTACAGCTCCCAAACCTGCAAGTAGTTTAGTGGGGCGCCGCGCCAGGAGAAAAACTACTGAGGAATGTTttgggcgctatagtggcgcgacGCTTCATTATAGCGCCATAACAAAATTATGCAAGATTTCAGTGTGGAGCTATactggtgcgatgcgccactatagcgccaccAGCGGGTTCAGGCCAAAAGCCTGAATATCAGATTTAAAATAGACCAAAACCCCCAAAACCCTCCATTACCTCCATTATCTCTATTTTTTCTCCTCCACGAGCCAACCCTAAAACTCCGACAACCTTTCTCTTTCAACTTCCCACTTTAATTTCTAAAACTCCCAAAACTTTTCCCTTTAAACTTCCACTCTAATTTCTATAAATCACCTTCCTCCACACACATATTATACCACAAAACATTTACCTCACCAAACCATCACTAAATCTTCCTTCTCTCCTCTTTGAACTTTTTCAAACAACCACATTGCCAAGGATTCGATTTCTTTCTTCCAAATTACCCTTCTCATCTCTAATGGCATCCAAAGGAAAACAAGTAGCCCAAGGAGTTGGCAGCAAGAGGTCCCGAAAAACTGGGACTTTTTCAACCACTAGACAAACAAGCTCAGGGATACCACCGCATCGATTTGGTAGGCAAGCAGTGGAGCAGTATAGACTAGATTGGTTTGACTCCCAGAAAGAAGCTAAATACATGGGAGATAAATATGTGAATGAAGGAAAGGTACAGACAGAGTTTCCCCGAATTCACGAGATGGTCTACAATCTGGGTCttcaattcatttttgaagACCAAGGTGAGTGCAATCTAACTCTTGTCCGTGAAATTTATGCAAATTGGAACACTGATCAGTCAAGTACCAATAAGGTAGAGGTTCGGGGTAAAGTTATACGTTTTTCAACTAGAAGTTTGAATAAATTTTTGGGGATACCACATTgtgattttaatgaatttatagATATGAAAGAACAACCACCATACAGAGATATTCGTTATACTCTTTATGGTACTAACTCCGTTGCAAGATGGGAGAGAGCAAAAGACATTGGTAGGCACAGTATGCTGCATTATTCACATTTGAATAGTGAAGCCAAGGTGTGGTTGAAAATCGTGTGCAGTGCCTTGTTGCCATGTAAGCATGTGTCAGAAGTGACTAAGGAAAGGGTTGTGCTAGTTTACCATTTGATGAAGGGGTTGCAGGTAAATGCAGGATCGGTGATCAGTCGCAATATGCTGAAATTCAGAAACAATAAGAGGTGGTGTTTCTGTTATGGAAGCATAATAACCCGAATGTTGAGGGCTCAAGGAGTTGAGGAAGAAAGTCACGATTTAAGTGCACCAAGGGTGCCGCATTTGATTTGTAAGGTGGTTGACGTGACAAAAATAAGGAGTCATGACGTAGCATAGAGACAAATATTATCGGTCGGAGAACGACAAGCTTGCGACGAAAGTTGGATGGGTCGCATGTTTGGAATGGAAGAATTGCAATTGCGTATTGGTGGTCATCCGACAACGGACAACGAGAAGACAGAATTGGCAGAGCGCTATCCTCTTATGGATAGTGCTATGCATATGTGCAGGGTGGGGCCAGCTTTTCAAGAGCCTCTGGATGATGATGAACCCACCATGGAAGAGGTGGGAGAAGACGAGGAAGATGAAGAACCAGAGGATACGGCTACCACTGCTATTATGGTGGTAGATAACACAACCACCATAACTGGAGGAGATGATGACTGAGCTATGCAGGGAGTTCTTTCTTTCACTCTTAAAACTATGCATTGTTATAGAGCACTGGGGACAGTGCTTtatttaagtgtggggtgggagTTGGAATTGATCATTGTACCTTTGTAGAAACTTTATTTAGTGCATTTTTCATTTTGGGTTTCTTGGTAGTTGTTTTCGGTTCTTTAGCCAAGGATAGTCCCTTTTGAACCGTACAAAATAAAATGTGTTTCAGTCTGTTTGTATGGAAAATGTCTGACTAGGCTATGCATGTGAGGGAAGGCATGTTATGAAATGACTAGTTTAAGATACTTAAATTCTTGTATTTGACTCAGGTGATGCATGCTTAATTTTAATTCATATGATTATGTAGTTGGCATTCAATAGTTATCATCCTTCAATTGTACATGTGTTATGTGTGAGTGAGGATTGTATGTATTCAGTGCAGACATATCGAGAGCTAGAACTTGCCTGGGGTGTATGcgaaacaaaataaagattgtATAGTTTAGGAAAGAAAATAGGCATTTCTTAGATAGCCTTGGTTATTTTCCCTGGTTTTGTACTAAACCCAAGCTTTCAATCCCCTCTTATCCTTATTAAGCCTCATTTTGCAGTTCAATTACCCAAAGTCCTAAGCGCTCGGAGAAATAGATAATGATCGGAAAAAAAAGGATAAGCAAAAAGGAGGAgtgtatattaaatatatatatatatatatatatataagaatgaTTCTTACCTTCCCATCATTTTACATCACAACCGATGAATACCTAGTAATCCTAATACTATTGCATTCTTGTACTAGTAGAGTAAAacactaagggcaagcctatggaaATCTTTGTGTCGCACTTGAAAtcatttgagagagtgagtGATTGTGTTGCAATATACCCACAACACTAATTTAGCGCTTGGGTGTATTTTGATGTGGTGAGATGCACATGTTAAATTGTAAGAATTTGATAATCTGTAGAATGTCCAATTAAATGATGCATATGGATTTGCTGTGTTATAGAGTCAGTTCTTGAGTTTAAGAGGTGTTGAACTAGTTATGATGATGTGAACATGTGTATAGCCAGGTGCTCAATGTATATCTGAGATAGATTGCCTTATGTTCATGCTATGATCAACGTCTACGCTCAATTCAGGTGtttattcgaggacgaacaaaAGTCTAAGTGgggggtggtgatcttgggcgCATTTATAAGCCCATGCACTATGTTTGGCCATTGTTGTGTGGCATTCTGAGAAGATATTGAAGCCAAATGACTTATTATGGATGGAATATCAAGCAAGTGTTCAATAAGGTATGAGTTCCCACATATGCAGGAATTTTGCAAAGCAAAAGATAGGAAAAATAGTCATGGCACTATAGTgacgcgatgcgccactacagcgccaaaCCCTGCACATATTCtagtggcgcgacacgccaggatgcaaactactgaggcatattttgggcgcgatagtggcgcgataCCCCGCTGCAGCGCCAAGTGAAAAACTACAGGCATACTctgggcgcgatagtggcgcgatgccccactgcagcgccatcaactttccaattatttattattctgcCCATCAATAATTGAAAGGGAAAAGCACTTTAAATAGTTTCTTGTATTAGGGCAAAAGGGAGAGACGTTTTTGGAGgcgaaaaaagaagagaagaaagaagaaagaaaaagagaagcaCAAAAACATCTTAGGTTCCTTTCTTCCTTTGTTGTATTTTAATTTGTATGGAATTGATTCCTTGGTGTTGTTATTTAactatgagtagctaaacaccCAAATTTTGGGGCTATAGCTACGAAACATGGTTTAATAGCTTTTAAACTTGGTGGAAGATGGGTTATTGATTCTAATTACTCTTCCATTCTTGTggttatgattttgatgtttggcCAGCATTAAGATATATGTGTTGTCTATCTTGAAATCGGAAGAGGACAGGTAGataaaacaaaaaatgaaaggaatgtgttcatattaatatattttagcgTGATTAGTAGATAGGATGcttgtgacacatacctatttaCCACATTTGGTTATGATAAGGGATGATAGttaaatgcatttttattgTTTCATACCTATCATTAGTGTAGTCATTTGAAAGAAACTGTTTGCCTTATCAAGGTCCCTATGGGTTCGATATCTGGCTAGAAAGAGCCGCTTTACTACTTGAGAGACTatgtacacttgcgtgtgcaatTGTAGCCATAAAAACAGACACCACTTAATCAACCGGACCAACCTATGCAACCCAAACCAAATTCGGCCTCTCTTCCTCAATCTAGGTCGCAGTCTTACACGGGCCCAGATCATACCTCACCTCATGCTGCTTCTCCTACACCCAGCCTAGCTATTTTGACCCTTCCTCACACCACTTCTAGCCCTACTAATCCCATTTCACACCGTATGACCACTCGTGCATCTAATGGCATTTTTAAACCCAACCCCAAATACTCTTTCAACTACCACACTACGATCACTATTGATATTTCTTCTATCCTAAAAAATTTTGTTAGTGcgcttcatgatcataattggaAAAGTGCAATGTTAGATAAAATTAATGCTTTAATTGAAAATAAGACTTGGGAATTAGTGCCTAGGCCACCTAATGTGAATGTTATTCGGTCTATGTGGATTTTTCATCATAAACATAATTCTGACGGTTCTTTTGAGCGTTACAAAGCTCGTTTTATTGGTAACGGAAATACACAATAGCAGGGCATTGATTATGATGAAACATTTAGCCCCATGGTTAAACCGGCCACCATTAGAGCAGTTCTCAGTATTGCTCTCTCTAAATCTTGGCCCATTCTTCAAATGGATGTCAAGAATGCTTTCTTACATGGTCGTCTCAGTGAAACAGTTTATATGCATCAACCCATGGGTTTCCATAGCAAACAATTTCCAGACTTGTTTGCCTTCTGAAAAAGTCTTTATACGGGTTAAAATAAGCTCATCGGGCTTGGTACCAAAGATTTGCTGATTTGTGGCTACCATTGGGTTCTCTCATAATAAGTCAGATCACTTTTTATTCGTTTACAAGAATAGTTCTGCTATTACTTATATTCTGTTATATGTGGATGACATTATTCTTACAACTTCTTCTGACCATCTTTGTAAGCATATTATGGCTCTCTTGTCTTCTGAATTTgctatgaaagatcttggtcaTCTGAGTTTCTTCTTGAGTATTGCTATCACCCATAACACCCACGGTGTCTTTTTATCTCAGACACAATATGTTGCAAAAATTATTGAACATGCCAGAATGTCTAACTGCAGTCCCTGTCCTACTCTTGTTAACACTAAGTCCAAACTTAGTGCAACTGCAGATACTCCGTATGATGATCCGACTAAGTATCGTAGTCTTGCAGGTGCTCTTCAGTATCTCACATTCACTCGACCAGACATTTCATATGTCGTGCAACAGGTCTGTCTTCATATGCACGCTCCGACTAATGAGCACATGCGTGCCCTCAAGCGTATTATACGTTATCTTCAGGGTACTTTAACCCACGGTTTATATTTGAACAAATCCTCAGTTAATCAACTTATCTCTTATACAAATATTGATTGGGGTTGGTGTCCTGACACTCGTCGTTCCACTTCTGGATATTGTATTTTTCTTGGGGATAATTTGTTCTCTTGGTCTTCCAAATGGCAACCTACTCTCTCCCGTAGTAGTGCAGAGGCGGAGTACAGGGGTGTTGCTAATGTTGTTTCTGATTCATGCTGGATTCGAAACCTACTACTAGAGTTGCATTATCCCATTCAAAAGGCTATCCTAGTTTATTGTGACAATGTGAGTGCGATATACTTATCTGGCAACCCAGTTCAACATCAATGCACTAAACACATTGAGATGGATATTCACTTCGTTCGTGAGAAAGTGGCTCGTGGCGAAGTACGTGTGCTACATGTGTCGTCCCATTATCAAATTGCTGATATTTTCACAAAAAGGCTTTCGCgcattttatttaatgatttccGGGACAGTTTAAGCATACGAGAACCACCCGCTTCGACTGAGGGGGTGTGttagaatatgttaaaatatattatgcctttaataatatattttgaatatattctaattaatattgtacTTTTGTATTTATAGCAAGTATATGTTAGAAtgtgttaaaatatattatgcctttaataatatattttgaatatattctaattaatattgtacTTTTGTATTTATAGCAAGCATATATTTAGGTTCCTTAGTTTTAACTATTAGTATCAATCTTTGTATTTAGCATATCtggaaatttgtatatattgaccAAGTTCAATGAAATTAAACAAGCAATTCACTTCCTTCAATATATTAtgcctttaataatatattttgaatatattctaattaatacttgctataaatacaaaagtacaatattaattagaatatattcaaaatatattattaaaggcaTAATATATTTGAACATATTCTAACACTTCCTTACCTACTAGCATTCTACCCTAATTTGTGACTTCCACACCCTCCTAAGTCATATCttaggtcatgtcctcgataagcaGAAGTTGCATCgtatcctgtctaatcacatCTCCCTGGTACTTTTTTGGCCTACGTACCTCTACCTCTCATTGTACTCACTATATCTAACATTTCACACCTCCTCAATGTAGTATTTGTACAtctcttcttcacatgtctaaaCATGTTAGTTTTTGCAAGGATAAATCTTACCAAGATGATTATTCAATTTTGAATTATCGCATAAAAATTActtagaaaaaggaaaaaatgcaATGTATTATCCTTAGTTTCATATTGTATTTTTACAAGTAGTCTCTTCACACGTAGAAGATGTGTATTAAATGAAAATTTAGTAATATGTTCTGTTATATGTCTAAGcttcttatttataatttgatgaACAGGTTAGGATTTTATTATAACTTTCTTGTTTTGGTGCAATGTATAAATAGACTGATTGGCAATGAGAAAATATGAGAAGTTCTTCCCCATTTTGACAGGGTGTCATATTAGAGTCACACCAAACAACTCCAAAATAACCTAAGAATATCAGTAAAATGGTTTGAATCGATGACGAAGGAACGAATATCATCAATGGATTGGAATGAACCAAAGGAATACATGTAAACATAAGCTTTAAGCATTGGCGTTCATGCTATCACATAAACTTATCGCATATCAGGATCTTAAACATGATAATCTTACCAGAAGACGTTACAGAGAACACACCTAAAGTAGAGgataatattatatatagagaAGCCGAAGCAttaattgaaaatttatttcTACCTTCTTTC
It contains:
- the LOC129894866 gene encoding uncharacterized mitochondrial protein AtMg00810-like — protein: MVKPATIRAVLSIALSKSWPILQMDVKNAFLHGRLSETVYMHQPMGFHSKQFPDFSAITYILLYVDDIILTTSSDHLCKHIMALLSSEFAMKDLGHLSFFLSIAITHNTHGVFLSQTQYVAKIIEHARMSNCSPCPTLVNTKSKLSATADTPYDDPTKYRSLAGALQYLTFTRPDISYVVQQVCLHMHAPTNEHMRALKRIIRYLQGTLTHGLYLNKSSVNQLISYTNIDWGWCPDTRRSTSGYCIFLGDNLFSWSSKWQPTLSRSSAEAEYRGVANVVSDSCWIRNLLLELHYPIQKAILVYCDNVSAIYLSGNPVQHQCTKHIEMDIHFVREKVARGEVRVLHVSSHYQIADIFTKRLSRILFNDFRDSLSIREPPASTEGVC